A genomic segment from Nodularia sphaerocarpa UHCC 0038 encodes:
- a CDS encoding DUF3155 domain-containing protein translates to MARRRKRKSRRRQEGRRILEHVPQYSIESGEEKPVTAARKFIQAEGIAPPALLLVKRNEHTTDRYFWAEKGLFGAQYVEENHFLFPSLRTLEAPAGMETVAMASR, encoded by the coding sequence TTGGCAAGAAGACGTAAACGGAAAAGTCGTCGTCGCCAAGAAGGACGACGCATTTTAGAACACGTGCCTCAATATAGCATCGAAAGTGGCGAAGAAAAACCTGTGACAGCAGCGAGAAAATTCATTCAAGCTGAAGGGATCGCGCCACCTGCATTGCTACTTGTAAAGCGAAATGAACACACTACAGACCGTTATTTCTGGGCAGAAAAGGGTCTGTTTGGCGCTCAATACGTGGAAGAAAACCATTTCTTGTTTCCCAGCCTGCGGACATTAGAAGCTCCCGCAGGTATGGAAACCGTGGCTATGGCTAGCCGCTAA
- a CDS encoding sensor histidine kinase translates to MLMSASSDFVALCREQIALLTQGLGASLSVVYLTQELVDAPAGEAKLIPVVVYPETAVLQPGEEIAQATVADVLVLPQQQSKLLTAGTGSPISSQETTKPDAEQPDFKAESRRSVHQIVLPLIHEGVMMGLLVTGREDRAWNEKEQSEIQKIVQTLAIACILDQRRAWLQHQLHQQQIIQEQQRDLLDNLLHQFRNPLTAIRTFGKLLLKRLRPGDPNREVGANIVRESDRLEELLQQFDQVIDWTEADFAPKSLPENEVFVEATVEREPKPALLLPGTGDKETDCFVVDLLTPLLVSAQAIAQERHLQLKTEIPGNLPLVKVNVKALQEVFSNIIDNALKYTPPGGKIVIQVGQEKAHFQGIAISNTGSGIPPEDLAHLGERHYRGVQGQTEIPGSGLGLAIAKQLIQQMQGEIEIFSPAINSTMSSTDAPGTTFIIWLPMRKQGSREQGAGERKR, encoded by the coding sequence ATGTTAATGTCTGCCAGTTCAGATTTTGTTGCTCTATGCCGAGAGCAAATAGCACTGCTGACCCAAGGGCTGGGCGCATCTTTAAGTGTTGTTTACTTAACACAAGAATTGGTGGATGCTCCTGCTGGTGAGGCCAAACTCATTCCTGTAGTGGTTTACCCGGAAACAGCAGTATTACAACCAGGGGAAGAAATAGCTCAGGCTACAGTGGCGGATGTTTTGGTATTACCTCAGCAACAGAGTAAGTTATTGACGGCTGGGACGGGATCACCGATTTCATCGCAGGAGACAACGAAACCAGATGCTGAACAACCGGATTTTAAAGCGGAATCTCGGCGCAGTGTCCACCAAATTGTGCTGCCTCTGATCCATGAGGGTGTGATGATGGGGCTATTGGTGACAGGTAGAGAAGATAGGGCTTGGAATGAAAAAGAGCAAAGCGAAATTCAAAAAATAGTCCAGACGCTGGCGATCGCCTGTATTCTAGATCAACGTCGCGCCTGGTTACAGCATCAGCTACATCAACAACAAATTATCCAAGAACAGCAGCGCGATTTGCTCGATAACCTCCTGCACCAGTTTCGTAACCCTTTAACAGCAATCAGAACCTTTGGCAAACTGCTATTAAAACGGCTGCGACCAGGTGATCCCAATCGCGAGGTAGGAGCGAATATTGTCCGGGAAAGCGATCGCCTCGAAGAATTATTGCAACAGTTTGATCAAGTAATTGACTGGACAGAGGCAGATTTCGCCCCCAAGTCATTGCCTGAAAACGAAGTATTTGTAGAAGCAACTGTAGAAAGAGAACCCAAACCAGCACTATTACTCCCCGGAACGGGAGACAAAGAAACTGATTGCTTTGTAGTTGATTTATTAACACCATTATTAGTCTCGGCTCAAGCAATAGCACAGGAGCGCCATCTACAACTGAAAACAGAAATACCTGGGAATTTGCCTCTGGTAAAAGTTAATGTCAAAGCATTGCAAGAGGTCTTCAGCAATATCATTGATAATGCTTTAAAGTACACTCCTCCGGGCGGCAAAATTGTTATTCAGGTAGGACAAGAAAAAGCTCATTTTCAAGGAATTGCCATTAGTAATACTGGATCTGGGATTCCCCCAGAAGATTTAGCACATTTGGGAGAACGCCATTATCGGGGAGTACAAGGGCAAACTGAAATTCCTGGTAGTGGTTTGGGACTAGCGATCGCTAAACAATTAATACAACAAATGCAGGGCGAAATTGAAATTTTCAGCCCTGCAATTAATTCAACTATGTCTTCAACCGATGCACCCGGAACTACTTTTATAATTTGGTTACCTATGAGGAAGCAGGGGAGCAGGGAGCAGGGAGCAGGGGAGAGAAAACGGTAA
- a CDS encoding S-layer homology domain-containing protein, whose protein sequence is MLNLNRWQSGTAALMALSVTAGTVAPLITAAPSLAQTAQTRFSDVPSNYWASGFIAQLSQRGVIAGFPDGSFRPEQPVTRAQFATMVTNAFSSTPERQAINFVDVPSNYWASNAIRQSYVNGFLSGYPGNRFEPNQAIPRQQALVALANGLNYSPTANAQSTLQTFSDNFNIADWARSPVAAATEQRIVVNYPNVQFLNPTATATRAQVAAFIYQALVRSGQATAINSPYIVALQPTTPTPVSVTIPQGTTIPIKYDQAEKILVTKDETAPLTLTVDQSVVTQEGTVVIPAGSRVIGKLQPAQGGSQFVAEKLILTTGQEYAINASSEVITKTETIRKGTSTNAIIKNTVLGAGAAAAVSAVTGDRAVATEEVLGGAAIGGLIGLFFGRNSVDLITIAPNTDLQMTINQQFLVSVR, encoded by the coding sequence ATGTTAAATTTAAATCGTTGGCAATCTGGAACTGCTGCACTGATGGCTTTAAGCGTCACCGCAGGTACTGTAGCACCCTTGATTACAGCTGCACCATCTTTAGCTCAAACAGCGCAAACGAGATTTTCTGATGTTCCGTCTAACTATTGGGCATCAGGGTTCATTGCACAATTGTCACAGAGAGGAGTAATTGCTGGTTTTCCTGATGGTAGTTTCCGTCCCGAACAGCCAGTAACCCGCGCTCAATTTGCGACAATGGTTACCAACGCTTTCTCAAGCACACCAGAACGGCAAGCAATTAATTTTGTGGATGTCCCCAGTAATTATTGGGCATCTAATGCCATTAGACAATCCTATGTGAATGGCTTCTTATCAGGATATCCCGGTAATCGCTTCGAGCCTAATCAGGCTATTCCCCGCCAACAGGCTTTGGTAGCTTTAGCCAACGGTCTCAATTATTCGCCTACTGCTAATGCCCAAAGCACGTTGCAAACTTTCAGTGATAACTTTAATATTGCTGACTGGGCGCGTAGTCCCGTCGCCGCAGCAACTGAACAGCGAATTGTGGTCAACTATCCTAATGTTCAGTTCCTAAATCCCACTGCAACAGCGACACGCGCACAGGTAGCAGCTTTTATCTATCAGGCGTTAGTCCGTTCTGGTCAAGCTACAGCAATTAATTCTCCCTATATTGTCGCTCTTCAACCTACGACTCCCACACCTGTATCTGTTACCATTCCCCAAGGGACTACTATTCCTATCAAGTATGATCAGGCAGAAAAAATTCTGGTAACAAAAGATGAAACAGCACCTTTGACTCTGACAGTAGACCAAAGTGTAGTTACCCAAGAAGGAACTGTAGTGATTCCGGCTGGTAGTCGAGTTATCGGTAAACTGCAACCTGCTCAAGGCGGTTCTCAATTCGTTGCGGAAAAACTGATTTTGACCACGGGTCAAGAGTATGCGATTAACGCTTCTTCAGAAGTGATTACTAAAACTGAAACCATTAGAAAGGGTACTAGCACCAATGCAATTATCAAGAATACTGTATTAGGTGCTGGTGCTGCTGCTGCGGTATCTGCTGTGACAGGCGATCGCGCAGTGGCGACAGAAGAAGTCCTGGGTGGTGCGGCTATTGGTGGTTTGATTGGTCTGTTCTTTGGTAGAAACAGCGTTGACTTAATTACCATCGCACCAAATACCGATTTACAAATGACAATCAATCAACAGTTCCTGGTTTCAGTTAGATAG
- a CDS encoding conjugal transfer protein TrbI: MTNLHQWKFRTAALMTMAITTTGVMPMIALAPANAQYNIGQPRTFEQSRTVTIPANANVIFPVTHDKEQVVVSRGETVNLTLKISNDITDAQRNVLIPRNTEVVGRLEPVYFNGTNRDNDNVRGVQFVARELVFPSGRRQPINASSQVVSRTEKVSKKNSSRILTDAAIGAGTATAISLITGNRRIEILEPLGGAAAGALASVLLRKEEAEVFVLRPEQDLRLALNSNLVIDRY, translated from the coding sequence ATGACTAACCTCCACCAATGGAAATTTAGAACCGCCGCACTGATGACAATGGCAATTACTACGACTGGGGTTATGCCCATGATTGCCTTGGCTCCTGCGAATGCTCAGTATAATATTGGGCAACCGAGAACATTTGAGCAATCGAGAACAGTCACAATTCCTGCTAATGCTAATGTCATTTTTCCGGTGACACACGACAAGGAGCAAGTGGTTGTGAGTCGGGGGGAAACAGTAAATCTGACATTGAAAATATCCAACGACATCACCGATGCTCAGAGAAATGTTTTAATTCCGAGAAACACTGAAGTTGTAGGAAGGCTAGAACCTGTATATTTCAACGGCACAAACAGAGATAATGATAATGTGAGAGGTGTGCAATTTGTAGCACGGGAATTAGTATTTCCCTCTGGCCGTCGCCAGCCGATTAATGCTTCTTCTCAGGTAGTGAGCAGAACGGAAAAAGTTAGCAAAAAGAACAGCAGCAGAATCTTGACAGATGCAGCTATTGGTGCTGGTACTGCTACGGCAATTTCATTAATTACAGGTAATCGCCGAATTGAAATTTTAGAACCTCTGGGTGGTGCGGCGGCTGGTGCTTTAGCCAGTGTACTGCTACGGAAAGAAGAAGCGGAGGTATTCGTTTTAAGACCAGAACAGGATTTGCGGCTGGCACTTAATTCTAATTTAGTTATAGACCGCTATTAA
- the sbcC gene encoding exonuclease subunit SbcC encodes MIPVQLILKNFLSYRDATLDFRGLHTACICGSNGAGKSSLLEAITWAIWGESRAGVEDDVIHSGAKEVRVDYIFQCNQQKYRVIRTRVRGASGVLEFQIETASGFRALTGKGVRATQDVILEHIKLDYDTFINSAYLRQGRADEFMIKRPSERKEILAELLKLNQYDQLEERAKESSRQFKARAEELERSLESSQIQLQQQEATQAQKTELETELNQLQQVQAFENIQLQSLQVVQHQRQNWQQQLNFVKQQHQNLTQDGDRLQQEQSAVQSQLSDLQTILNQETEIQTGFTQYQTLQAQEEAFATKFQEYTRATALLQQKQQQLTSQIHELERQLQQVQGQLLALEQQEPEIQHTLNKSGEVEAALTQLTAARRRVTELDELQMQVSPLLQQQQNLQSQLDKVHAGLVARLEQLQATENQLQRSSKRQPQLQQAARDLEIQISQMEKDKVYLQRVQEKGQERRHFMERLQAQQREYERLLGELEQKLEMLRTPDAKCPLCERPLDEHHWNRVVDKTKDEYQDTEGQLWVFREQKAVSDREIQVLRQEYREILQKLSPYDTLREQRGQLAAQLQSTSDAQQQLEELAAEKQHLERSLQMGDYASDKQAELRQLEEYLQQLNYNEQDHALARSEVERWRWAEIKQGQIKDAAKRQAQIAARKPELQATISQLQTHIQQDQIDSDCAKEITELQRQIGEMGYSSEEHNSLRLAVREAQSWQLRYQQLLSAQQQYPQLQKRWQDLEVSRSERLDERQKLVTQIESLTQELAKSANPTEEINVLEQQIQIRRRQLDEKIANLGRLEQLMLQLETLEKQHEQQQQQLKSCKQEQRVYQELAQAFGKNGIQALMIENVLPQLEAETNQLLSRLSANQLHVQFITQKSGRSSKAKKKDAKLIDTLDILIADSRGTRAYETYSGGEAFRINFAIRLALAKLLAQRAGAALQLLIIDEGFGTQDAEGCDRLIASINAIACDFACILTVTHMPHLKEAFQARIEVHKTQEGSQVSLSI; translated from the coding sequence ATGATTCCAGTACAACTTATCCTCAAAAACTTCCTCAGTTACCGTGATGCAACTTTAGATTTTCGCGGTTTGCATACGGCTTGTATTTGTGGTTCTAATGGTGCGGGTAAATCTTCTCTTTTAGAAGCAATCACATGGGCAATTTGGGGTGAAAGCCGTGCCGGTGTTGAAGATGATGTCATTCATTCAGGTGCAAAAGAAGTTCGGGTTGATTATATTTTTCAATGTAATCAGCAAAAATATCGGGTAATTCGCACCAGAGTTCGAGGTGCTAGTGGTGTCTTAGAATTTCAAATAGAAACAGCTTCTGGGTTTCGCGCCTTGACTGGGAAAGGAGTTAGAGCTACACAGGATGTGATTTTAGAACACATCAAACTTGATTACGATACTTTTATTAATTCTGCCTACTTGCGTCAAGGTCGTGCTGATGAGTTCATGATCAAGCGTCCCAGTGAACGTAAGGAAATTTTAGCAGAATTATTAAAACTTAATCAATATGATCAATTGGAAGAACGGGCTAAGGAGTCATCTCGTCAGTTTAAGGCTAGGGCGGAAGAGTTAGAGCGTTCTCTGGAGTCGAGCCAAATTCAGTTACAACAGCAAGAAGCAACACAAGCCCAAAAAACAGAGTTAGAAACTGAACTTAACCAACTGCAACAAGTCCAAGCTTTTGAGAATATTCAGTTACAAAGTTTGCAAGTTGTCCAGCATCAACGTCAAAATTGGCAACAACAACTGAATTTTGTCAAGCAACAACATCAAAATTTAACTCAAGATGGCGATCGCCTGCAACAAGAACAGTCAGCAGTTCAAAGTCAGCTATCAGATTTACAAACCATTTTAAATCAGGAAACTGAAATTCAAACTGGTTTTACACAATATCAAACTCTCCAAGCTCAAGAAGAAGCTTTTGCAACTAAATTTCAAGAATACACCCGTGCAACCGCATTACTTCAACAAAAGCAACAGCAATTAACAAGCCAAATTCACGAACTTGAAAGACAACTGCAACAAGTTCAAGGACAATTACTCGCATTAGAACAACAAGAGCCAGAAATTCAGCACACACTTAATAAATCTGGTGAAGTCGAAGCGGCTTTAACTCAACTTACCGCAGCCCGTCGCCGTGTGACTGAATTAGATGAACTGCAAATGCAAGTTTCTCCTTTATTGCAACAACAGCAAAATCTGCAAAGTCAACTGGATAAAGTTCATGCTGGTTTAGTAGCACGTCTTGAACAGTTACAAGCTACAGAAAACCAACTACAACGCTCTTCAAAACGTCAACCGCAACTACAACAAGCAGCGCGAGACTTAGAAATTCAGATTTCGCAAATGGAGAAAGACAAAGTTTATCTGCAACGAGTTCAGGAAAAAGGCCAGGAAAGACGGCATTTTATGGAACGTCTGCAAGCTCAACAACGGGAATATGAAAGATTATTGGGCGAATTGGAGCAAAAACTCGAAATGCTCCGCACTCCCGATGCAAAATGTCCTTTGTGTGAGCGTCCTTTAGATGAACATCACTGGAATCGTGTGGTGGATAAAACTAAAGACGAGTATCAGGATACTGAAGGGCAATTGTGGGTATTCCGAGAACAAAAAGCCGTTTCAGACCGAGAAATTCAGGTACTCAGGCAGGAATATCGAGAAATATTGCAAAAGTTATCACCGTATGATACCCTAAGAGAACAAAGAGGTCAATTAGCCGCACAACTGCAATCTACCAGTGATGCTCAACAACAGTTAGAAGAACTGGCTGCGGAAAAGCAACATTTAGAGCGATCGCTGCAAATGGGTGATTACGCCTCAGACAAACAAGCGGAATTGCGACAATTAGAAGAATATTTACAACAACTGAATTATAATGAGCAAGACCATGCTCTGGCTAGAAGTGAAGTAGAGCGTTGGCGATGGGCGGAAATTAAACAAGGGCAAATTAAAGACGCAGCTAAACGACAAGCTCAAATAGCCGCTCGGAAACCAGAATTACAAGCAACTATTTCTCAGTTACAGACTCACATCCAGCAGGATCAAATTGATTCTGACTGCGCTAAAGAAATTACAGAACTTCAGCGTCAGATTGGGGAAATGGGTTACAGTTCCGAGGAACATAACAGCCTGCGCCTAGCTGTACGCGAAGCCCAATCTTGGCAATTACGTTATCAACAACTTTTGTCAGCCCAGCAGCAGTATCCACAACTCCAGAAACGATGGCAAGATTTAGAGGTTTCCAGAAGTGAGAGATTGGATGAGCGCCAAAAACTGGTGACTCAAATTGAGAGTCTGACTCAAGAGTTAGCGAAATCAGCTAACCCCACTGAGGAAATTAATGTTTTAGAGCAGCAAATTCAAATTCGCAGACGACAACTTGATGAAAAAATCGCAAATTTGGGGCGTTTAGAACAGTTGATGCTGCAATTAGAAACTCTGGAAAAACAGCATGAGCAACAGCAGCAGCAATTAAAATCTTGTAAGCAGGAACAACGAGTTTATCAGGAATTAGCCCAGGCGTTTGGTAAAAATGGCATCCAAGCATTGATGATTGAGAATGTGTTACCTCAACTGGAAGCTGAGACAAATCAACTGTTATCGCGGTTGAGTGCTAATCAATTGCACGTACAATTTATTACGCAGAAATCTGGGCGGAGTAGTAAGGCTAAGAAGAAAGATGCGAAGCTGATTGATACGTTAGATATTTTAATTGCTGATTCTAGGGGAACGCGAGCTTATGAGACTTATTCTGGTGGGGAAGCTTTTAGAATTAACTTTGCTATCCGTTTAGCCCTGGCGAAATTATTGGCTCAGAGAGCGGGTGCGGCTTTACAATTGTTAATTATCGATGAAGGCTTTGGTACTCAGGATGCGGAAGGATGCGATCGCTTGATTGCTTCCATAAATGCGATCGCTTGTGATTTCGCTTGTATACTCACTGTAACCCATATGCCTCACCTCAAAGAAGCCTTTCAAGCTCGCATAGAGGTTCATAAAACCCAGGAAGGTTCTCAGGTAAGTTTGTCCATTTAA
- a CDS encoding SH3 domain-containing protein, which produces MFYNLLKFILGVILAIAILTGSGVAVALYFINRTFIPPTKPLFANDSPSLSQTDPEATEVKATPTPTPTPTPTPTPTPTPTPTETLPPGAYRGLVTWPEGLSVRAEPSMDAERIAGVGINEELIVLEESQDQRWQKIRTKGEQEGWIRIGNIQRVEE; this is translated from the coding sequence ATGTTTTATAATTTACTAAAGTTTATACTAGGCGTTATCTTAGCGATCGCTATTTTAACGGGTAGCGGTGTGGCAGTTGCACTCTATTTCATTAATCGAACTTTCATCCCCCCAACTAAACCTCTGTTTGCAAATGATAGTCCCTCGTTGTCACAGACAGATCCTGAAGCGACTGAGGTAAAAGCGACACCCACACCGACACCTACACCTACTCCTACACCTACTCCTACACCTACTCCTACACCTACGGAAACATTACCACCTGGGGCTTACCGAGGACTTGTGACATGGCCAGAGGGCTTGAGTGTGCGGGCTGAACCCAGCATGGATGCTGAACGTATTGCTGGAGTTGGTATTAATGAAGAACTGATTGTATTGGAAGAAAGTCAGGATCAAAGATGGCAAAAGATTCGCACAAAAGGTGAACAAGAAGGTTGGATCAGAATAGGTAATATTCAACGGGTTGAAGAATAA
- a CDS encoding AAA family ATPase: protein MNFREEFKLLLRARYPLIYIPTYEEERVETAIREEAANQGNRLVYTWDFVDGYQGNPNDAGFGKRNPLQALEFVEKMPASAPAVLILRDYHRFLDDVAIARKLRNLSRLLKSQPKNLVLLSPRVAIPDDLTEVLTVVEFPLPAAPEIKTEVERLLQSTGQNSLSGKILDDLVRSCQGLSMERIRRVLARAIASHGELQPEDVDLVLEEKRQTIRQTQILDFYPATERISDIGGLDNLKDWLLRRGGSFSEKARQYGLPHPRGLMLLGIQGTGKSLTAKAIAHHWHLPLLRLDVGRLFGGLVGESESRTRQMIQVAEALAPCVLWIDEIDKAFSGLGSKGDAGTASRVFGTFITWLAEKTSPVFVVSTANDIQALPPEMLRKGRFDEIFFVGLPSQDERKAIFNVHLSRLRPHNLKAYDIDRLAYETPDFSGAEIEQTLIEAMHIGFSQNRDFTNDDILEAASQIIPLARTAVEQIQQLQEWAASGRARLASKHTPLTDTFGKLR, encoded by the coding sequence ATGAACTTTCGTGAAGAATTTAAATTGCTGCTACGCGCCCGCTATCCTTTGATTTATATTCCTACTTATGAGGAGGAACGGGTAGAAACGGCGATTCGGGAAGAAGCCGCAAACCAAGGTAATCGCCTTGTATATACTTGGGATTTTGTGGATGGCTACCAGGGAAACCCCAATGATGCGGGTTTTGGTAAGCGTAACCCTTTACAAGCTTTGGAGTTTGTGGAAAAAATGCCAGCCTCTGCTCCTGCTGTTTTGATTTTACGCGATTATCATCGGTTTTTAGATGATGTGGCGATCGCGCGCAAACTCCGCAACCTGTCCAGACTCCTCAAATCTCAACCCAAAAATCTGGTCTTGCTATCGCCACGTGTCGCCATTCCTGACGATTTAACCGAAGTTCTCACAGTGGTTGAGTTTCCATTACCCGCAGCTCCAGAAATTAAAACTGAGGTGGAACGCTTACTCCAAAGCACTGGTCAAAACTCTCTGTCTGGAAAAATTCTCGATGACTTGGTGCGCTCTTGTCAAGGGCTATCAATGGAAAGGATTCGGCGAGTTTTAGCCAGAGCGATCGCATCCCACGGAGAACTGCAACCAGAGGATGTAGACTTAGTTCTGGAGGAAAAGCGCCAAACTATCCGCCAAACCCAAATCCTGGACTTTTACCCCGCCACTGAGCGCATTTCTGATATAGGGGGACTCGATAACCTCAAAGACTGGCTACTGCGTCGGGGCGGCTCATTTAGTGAGAAGGCGCGACAGTACGGATTACCACACCCCCGTGGTTTAATGTTATTAGGTATTCAAGGTACTGGGAAATCTTTAACAGCAAAAGCGATCGCACATCATTGGCATTTACCCCTATTACGCCTCGATGTCGGACGCTTATTTGGTGGTTTAGTCGGTGAATCAGAATCCCGCACTCGCCAAATGATTCAAGTCGCCGAAGCCCTCGCGCCCTGCGTATTGTGGATTGATGAAATAGATAAAGCTTTTTCGGGACTTGGTAGTAAAGGCGATGCAGGTACTGCTAGCCGGGTATTTGGAACTTTTATTACCTGGTTAGCCGAAAAAACCTCACCTGTGTTTGTTGTTTCCACCGCTAACGATATCCAAGCCCTACCGCCGGAAATGCTCCGTAAAGGGCGATTTGATGAAATTTTCTTTGTCGGTTTACCTAGCCAAGACGAAAGAAAAGCAATTTTTAACGTTCATTTATCCCGACTGCGCCCCCATAACTTGAAAGCTTATGATATTGACAGACTAGCTTATGAAACGCCTGATTTTTCTGGTGCTGAGATTGAGCAAACGTTAATTGAAGCGATGCACATTGGATTTAGTCAAAACCGTGATTTTACTAATGACGATATTCTGGAAGCTGCTAGCCAGATTATACCCCTGGCGCGAACGGCTGTGGAGCAAATTCAACAACTACAAGAATGGGCTGCATCTGGGAGAGCGCGTTTAGCCTCAAAACACACTCCTTTGACGGATACTTTTGGTAAGTTACGTTAA
- a CDS encoding AAA family ATPase, whose protein sequence is MEFTPGINIIVGRNNAGKTSLLELLTLDFNNHPHKSIKTLPNKLSKIKEISRIEFIWHLKQEELQNLIKQLPPPFGIPLPKLSDNYIEFMLVEHEGDPEQYKISYTRYVHESVKNAFEEFKSFSENSNFIELNLLLNPDRAFDDKSLKKLLNFESYEEDFNNCFYKIKFNDKNIKLQEISYLDEFYQEEKELSDYKGKIEDSIGYKIFDIFLSRIYKFDAERLKIGICKSENKTELKSNASNLAEVLFILQGKIPGMFAQFNELVSIILTEIKWISIVPRENSNVEIMIWNIDIKLNRDDLSLPLSSCGSGVGQVLAILYILVSSEEPRTLIIDEPQSFLHPGAARKLIEIIKKFPQHQYFIATHSPEIITAANPSNIIKLQYQDCETKASVINSKEIESQNAILDDLGVRLSDVFGADNILWVEGQTEEICFPLIIESLLKIPLMGTKILSVHSTDALLDGKRSDLVFDIYQKLTTGASLFPTAMGFIFDRESKTERKIQELEKKGVTFLRLPMYENYLLVPEAISAIINQEATWLEEPITNNQVQQYLHLDRITKEKEYLLQGVKKEDVLDDNWLLKVHGANILESMFQELCDSKLEFRKTKHSPMITEWLIKNQPDFLSELSEELKMCLNKTK, encoded by the coding sequence ATGGAATTTACTCCAGGTATCAATATAATTGTTGGACGAAATAATGCAGGGAAAACATCATTACTAGAATTACTTACACTAGATTTTAATAATCATCCTCATAAAAGTATCAAGACATTGCCGAATAAACTTTCAAAAATAAAAGAAATATCTAGAATCGAATTTATTTGGCATCTTAAACAAGAAGAATTGCAAAATTTAATAAAGCAGTTACCACCTCCATTTGGAATTCCTTTACCAAAATTATCTGATAATTATATTGAATTTATGCTCGTGGAACACGAAGGTGATCCAGAACAATATAAGATATCATATACAAGATATGTACATGAATCTGTGAAAAATGCTTTTGAAGAATTTAAGAGTTTTTCAGAAAATTCTAATTTTATAGAACTAAATTTATTATTAAATCCTGATAGAGCTTTTGATGATAAAAGCCTCAAAAAATTACTTAATTTTGAATCTTATGAAGAAGATTTTAACAATTGTTTTTATAAGATAAAATTTAATGATAAGAATATTAAATTGCAAGAAATATCTTATTTAGATGAATTCTATCAAGAAGAAAAAGAATTATCTGATTATAAAGGAAAAATTGAAGACAGTATAGGTTATAAAATATTTGATATCTTTCTAAGTCGTATTTATAAATTTGATGCTGAACGTCTAAAGATAGGTATTTGCAAATCTGAAAATAAAACTGAATTAAAATCAAATGCTTCTAACCTTGCTGAAGTATTATTTATTTTGCAGGGTAAAATTCCAGGGATGTTTGCTCAGTTTAATGAATTAGTTTCAATTATTTTAACTGAAATAAAATGGATCTCTATAGTACCAAGAGAGAACTCTAATGTTGAAATAATGATTTGGAATATAGACATTAAACTTAATAGAGATGATTTATCACTTCCTCTGTCTTCTTGTGGAAGTGGAGTTGGTCAAGTATTAGCAATTTTATATATTTTAGTTTCTTCAGAAGAACCTAGAACATTAATTATTGATGAACCACAATCTTTTTTACATCCAGGTGCAGCGAGAAAACTGATAGAAATTATTAAAAAATTTCCCCAGCATCAATATTTTATTGCTACTCATTCACCAGAAATTATTACAGCAGCTAATCCATCTAATATTATTAAGCTACAATATCAAGATTGTGAAACAAAAGCTTCTGTAATAAATTCAAAAGAGATAGAATCCCAAAATGCCATTTTAGATGACCTGGGAGTTAGGTTATCTGATGTTTTTGGTGCTGATAATATACTTTGGGTAGAAGGACAAACTGAAGAAATATGCTTTCCGTTGATAATAGAAAGTTTATTAAAAATACCATTGATGGGTACTAAAATTTTATCCGTTCATAGTACAGATGCTCTTTTGGATGGAAAACGTTCTGATCTTGTTTTTGATATTTACCAAAAGCTGACAACGGGAGCAAGTCTTTTTCCAACAGCTATGGGATTTATCTTCGATAGAGAAAGTAAGACAGAAAGGAAGATTCAAGAATTAGAGAAGAAAGGTGTAACATTTTTGCGCCTGCCAATGTATGAAAATTATCTTTTAGTTCCAGAGGCAATATCAGCCATAATTAATCAAGAAGCTACATGGTTAGAAGAACCTATAACCAACAATCAAGTTCAGCAATATCTACATCTTGATAGAATTACGAAAGAAAAGGAATATTTGCTTCAAGGTGTAAAAAAAGAAGATGTTTTAGATGATAATTGGTTGTTGAAGGTTCATGGTGCAAATATTCTTGAATCTATGTTCCAAGAATTATGTGACTCTAAATTAGAATTTAGAAAAACTAAACATTCCCCCATGATTACAGAATGGCTAATTAAAAATCAGCCTGATTTCTTATCAGAACTTTCAGAAGAGTTGAAAATGTGCTTGAATAAAACTAAATAA